The following proteins are encoded in a genomic region of Nicotiana sylvestris chromosome 4, ASM39365v2, whole genome shotgun sequence:
- the LOC104223366 gene encoding protein PELPK2-like — translation MAASSCNCSILFLIIALLSLSSITTSRAARSLMQLPNLPTIPSLPQPTMPQLPKIPNFPTAATLPPLPTLPTATPLPSLPTLPSVPKMTLPPMPANIPIPNMPSLPNIPTIPTIPTLSPPPSN, via the coding sequence ATGGCTGCTTCCAGTTGCAACTGCTCAATCCTTTTCTTGATCATAGCATTATTGTCCTTATCAAGCATCACTACAAGTCGTGCTGCTCGTAGCCTAATGCAACTTCCAAACTTGCCTACAATCCCGTCATTGCCTCAGCCAACAATGCCGCAGTTGCCTAAAATTCCCAACTTTCCAACAGCAGCCACATTGCCACCATTGCCAACACTTCCAACAGCAACACCATTGCCTTCTTTGCCTACTTTGCCCTCTGTGCCAAAAATGACTCTACCACCAATGCCTGCCAATATTCCTATTCCCAACATGCCCTCACTTCCAAACATTCCCACAATTCCAACCATTCCTACACTTTCACCTCCTCCATCCAACTAA